In Lacrimispora indolis DSM 755, a genomic segment contains:
- a CDS encoding RNA polymerase sigma factor, whose translation MKQKIEEEAERILLKNYESYYRLAYSYVKNEQDALDIVQESAYRVIKECRKLREKTYLSTWIYRIVINASIDFIRKQKRVNVSLDEVEISHEDHYKEEDYLELLNSLEEKDRTIVILKYIEEWKLEEIAEILEMNVSTVKARLYRALKKLKIVLEPEAT comes from the coding sequence ATGAAACAAAAGATTGAGGAAGAGGCAGAGAGAATCCTCTTAAAAAATTATGAGTCATATTACCGGCTTGCGTACAGTTATGTAAAAAATGAACAGGATGCCCTGGATATCGTTCAGGAGAGCGCATACCGGGTGATAAAGGAATGCAGGAAGCTGAGAGAAAAAACCTACTTATCCACCTGGATTTACCGGATCGTCATTAATGCCTCCATTGATTTTATAAGGAAGCAGAAACGGGTAAACGTAAGTCTTGATGAGGTGGAGATCTCCCATGAGGATCATTATAAAGAAGAAGATTACTTAGAGCTTTTAAATTCCCTGGAGGAAAAGGACCGTACCATTGTGATTTTAAAATATATAGAGGAATGGAAACTGGAAGAAATCGCTGAAATTCTGGAAATGAACGTGAGCACCGTTAAGGCCAGGCTTTACCGGGCTCTTAAGAAACTGAAGATTGTGCTGGAACCCGAGGCTACTTAG
- a CDS encoding DUF3298 and DUF4163 domain-containing protein: protein MEHSDKEKLLKMKEEYHHIPVPEAARKGVMAGIEKAKKEKRRIQMMKMTKRTAMTGAAAMAAIIIMANASPVTANAMEDIPVLGAIAKVVTFRTFEDSKQNYEAKIDVPKVSINEKDNDKVNRSIEEYADQLISEYEKQVAGDLAGDGHYSVTSSYDVVTDNEKYLSLRINTTVIMASGAESVKIFTINKETGNVVSLKDLMKDKPDYITAISDNIKKQMTEQMAADDSKMYFYNTGDDFTDEFKQITGDESFYFNENGEIVIVFDEYEVAPGYMGAVEFTIPKDVTGL from the coding sequence ATGGAACACAGTGACAAAGAAAAACTGTTGAAGATGAAAGAGGAATACCATCATATCCCCGTGCCGGAAGCTGCCCGCAAGGGAGTAATGGCAGGAATTGAGAAAGCAAAAAAAGAGAAGAGGAGAATTCAGATGATGAAAATGACAAAACGAACAGCAATGACAGGGGCTGCTGCTATGGCGGCTATTATAATCATGGCAAATGCCAGCCCGGTTACCGCAAACGCCATGGAAGATATCCCGGTTCTTGGGGCAATCGCAAAGGTTGTGACATTTCGCACCTTTGAGGATTCCAAACAGAATTATGAGGCAAAAATAGATGTTCCCAAGGTTTCCATCAATGAAAAGGACAACGACAAGGTAAACCGATCCATTGAAGAATATGCGGATCAGCTGATTTCTGAATATGAAAAGCAGGTGGCCGGAGATTTGGCAGGTGACGGCCACTATTCCGTAACTTCCAGCTATGATGTTGTGACGGACAACGAGAAGTACCTTTCCCTGCGGATCAATACAACGGTTATTATGGCCAGCGGAGCAGAGTCTGTGAAAATTTTCACTATCAATAAGGAGACGGGAAATGTAGTGTCTTTAAAGGATTTAATGAAGGATAAGCCTGACTATATTACTGCAATAAGCGATAACATCAAAAAGCAGATGACGGAACAAATGGCTGCAGATGATTCCAAAATGTATTTTTATAATACAGGAGACGACTTTACGGACGAATTCAAGCAGATCACAGGAGATGAAAGCTTTTATTTTAATGAAAATGGAGAGATTGTGATCGTATTTGACGAGTATGAAGTGGCGCCGGGATACATGGGCGCAGTGGAATTCACCATACCAAAGGACGTAACAGGATTATAA
- the sufC gene encoding Fe-S cluster assembly ATPase SufC yields the protein MLTISGLKAYAGDNEILKGVDLIINPGETHVIMGPNGAGKSTLASVIMGHPDYTVTDGRILFEDEDITYTKTDERARKGIFMTFQNPEEVDGITVESFLRTARFAITGSNERAWDFHKELKGLMARLDFDESYAARYLNVGFSGGEKKKHEILQLLALHPKLAILDETDSGLDVDAVKTVSEGVRGYKNEENALLIITHSTKILENINVDQVHILIDGQIIKTGDASLIDEVNRSGFTSLSLTKAAQGVS from the coding sequence ATGCTTACTATTTCGGGATTAAAAGCTTATGCAGGTGACAACGAAATCCTCAAGGGGGTTGATTTAATAATAAATCCGGGAGAAACCCATGTGATCATGGGACCGAACGGCGCGGGAAAGTCCACGCTGGCAAGTGTCATCATGGGTCATCCGGACTATACGGTGACGGATGGACGAATCCTGTTTGAAGATGAGGACATCACCTATACCAAGACAGATGAAAGAGCGAGAAAAGGCATCTTTATGACATTTCAAAATCCTGAGGAAGTAGACGGGATCACCGTGGAAAGCTTTCTGCGCACGGCGCGGTTTGCGATCACCGGCAGCAACGAACGGGCCTGGGACTTCCATAAGGAATTAAAGGGGCTTATGGCACGTCTGGATTTTGACGAGAGCTACGCTGCACGGTATTTAAACGTCGGGTTTTCCGGCGGTGAAAAGAAGAAACATGAAATACTTCAGCTGCTGGCACTTCACCCAAAACTGGCTATTTTAGATGAAACAGATTCCGGCCTGGATGTTGATGCCGTTAAAACGGTATCAGAGGGTGTAAGAGGCTATAAAAACGAAGAAAACGCTCTGCTTATCATCACCCACAGCACAAAAATTTTAGAAAATATCAATGTTGATCAGGTGCATATTTTAATTGACGGGCAGATCATCAAAACCGGAGACGCCTCGCTGATTGATGAGGTGAACCGCAGCGGCTTCACTTCTCTCTCACTTACCAAAGCAGCCCAGGGGGTGTCATAA
- a CDS encoding valine--tRNA ligase, whose protein sequence is MKELEKTYNPAGIEGKLYEKWLDKKYFHAKPNKDKKPFTIVMPPPNITGQLHMGHALDNTMQDILIRYKRMQGYEALWQPGTDHAAIATEVKVIESLKKQGIEKEDLGRDGFLEKCWDWRKEYGGRIINQLHKMGSSADWDRERFTMDEGCSEAVLEVFIRLYEKGYIYKGSRIINWCPVCQTSISDAEVEHEDQNGFFWHINYPIAGEEGRFVEIATTRPETLLGDTAVAVNPEDERYQDLIGKMLELPLTGREIPVVADSYVDKEFGTGCVKITPAHDPNDFEVGKRHSLPEINIMNDDATINLPGSKYHGMERYEARKAIVKDLEELGLLVKVAPHTHAVGTHDRCKATVEPMVKQQWFVKMEEMAKPAIEALKTGKLKFVPERFDKSYLHWLENIRDWCISRQLWWGHRIPAYYCDRCGEIIVSKEVPTVCPKCGGTHLTQDEDTLDTWFSSALWPFSTLGWPEETEDLRYFYPTDVLVTGYDIIFFWVIRMVFSGIEHTGELPFHTVLMHGLVRDSEGRKMSKSLGNGIDPLEVIEKYGADALRMTLITGNAPGNDMRFYWERVEASRNFANKVWNASRFIMMNIEKAPDAKAELSELTLADKWILSKVNTLTKDVTENLDKYELGIALQKVYDFIWEEFCDWYIEMVKPRLWDDEDKTKAAAIWTLKTVLINSLKLLHPYMPFLTEEIFCNLQEEEESIMISSWPEYRKGWSFETEEHAVETIKEAVRGIRNVRTSMNVPPSRKAKIYVVSENQEILDIFERSKVFFATLGYAGEVYLQKDKSGIAEDAVSAVIHQAVIYMPFAELVDIEKEIERLKKEEERLSKELARVQGMLSNEKFVSKAPASKIEEEKAKLEKYAQMMDQVKERLSQLS, encoded by the coding sequence ATGAAAGAATTGGAAAAAACCTATAATCCGGCAGGGATTGAAGGGAAACTTTATGAGAAATGGCTGGATAAAAAGTATTTTCATGCAAAACCCAACAAGGATAAAAAGCCCTTTACCATTGTAATGCCGCCGCCCAATATTACGGGACAGCTTCACATGGGGCATGCCCTTGACAACACCATGCAGGATATTCTGATCCGTTATAAGAGGATGCAGGGCTATGAGGCCCTTTGGCAGCCAGGCACGGACCATGCGGCCATTGCCACGGAAGTCAAGGTCATTGAGAGCTTAAAGAAGCAGGGCATTGAAAAAGAAGATCTGGGCAGGGATGGATTCCTGGAAAAATGCTGGGACTGGAGAAAGGAATACGGCGGACGGATCATCAACCAGCTTCATAAGATGGGCTCCTCCGCTGACTGGGACAGAGAGCGTTTTACCATGGATGAAGGCTGTTCTGAAGCCGTGCTGGAGGTGTTTATCCGGCTCTATGAAAAAGGCTATATTTACAAGGGTTCCCGTATTATAAACTGGTGCCCGGTATGCCAGACCTCTATTTCCGATGCTGAGGTGGAGCATGAGGACCAGAACGGTTTCTTCTGGCACATCAATTATCCCATTGCAGGAGAAGAAGGCAGGTTTGTGGAGATTGCGACCACCAGGCCGGAGACCCTTCTTGGAGATACTGCTGTGGCAGTCAATCCGGAGGATGAGCGCTACCAGGACTTGATCGGCAAAATGCTGGAGCTTCCTCTTACAGGCCGCGAAATACCGGTTGTAGCCGATTCCTATGTGGATAAGGAATTCGGTACCGGTTGTGTAAAGATCACCCCGGCCCATGACCCAAATGACTTTGAGGTTGGGAAGAGACACAGCCTTCCAGAGATCAACATCATGAACGACGATGCCACCATTAATCTTCCCGGCAGTAAATATCATGGCATGGAGCGTTATGAGGCCAGAAAAGCCATTGTAAAAGATCTTGAGGAGCTGGGACTGTTGGTGAAGGTGGCGCCCCATACCCATGCGGTAGGAACCCATGACCGCTGCAAGGCTACCGTAGAGCCTATGGTAAAGCAGCAGTGGTTTGTCAAAATGGAAGAAATGGCAAAGCCGGCCATTGAGGCCTTAAAGACCGGAAAACTGAAATTCGTTCCTGAGAGATTTGATAAGAGCTACCTTCACTGGCTTGAAAACATCCGTGACTGGTGTATTTCCAGGCAGCTTTGGTGGGGACACCGCATCCCGGCTTATTACTGTGACCGGTGCGGGGAGATCATCGTATCAAAAGAGGTTCCAACAGTATGCCCCAAATGCGGAGGAACCCATTTAACCCAGGATGAGGATACCCTTGACACCTGGTTTTCCTCTGCTCTCTGGCCTTTCTCCACCTTAGGCTGGCCGGAGGAAACAGAGGATTTAAGATATTTCTATCCCACGGATGTGCTGGTTACAGGCTATGATATTATTTTCTTCTGGGTAATCCGTATGGTATTTTCCGGAATTGAGCACACAGGAGAGCTTCCTTTCCATACCGTGCTGATGCATGGCCTGGTAAGAGATTCCGAAGGCCGCAAAATGAGCAAATCCTTAGGAAACGGCATCGATCCTTTAGAGGTTATTGAGAAGTACGGAGCCGACGCCTTGCGTATGACTCTGATCACCGGAAATGCCCCCGGCAATGACATGCGTTTCTACTGGGAACGTGTAGAGGCCAGCAGAAACTTTGCCAATAAAGTATGGAACGCTTCCCGTTTCATCATGATGAATATTGAGAAAGCACCGGATGCTAAGGCAGAGCTTTCAGAACTCACCCTTGCGGATAAATGGATCCTGTCCAAGGTAAACACCCTTACAAAGGATGTGACGGAAAACCTGGATAAGTATGAACTGGGAATTGCCCTTCAAAAGGTTTATGATTTTATCTGGGAGGAATTCTGCGACTGGTATATTGAGATGGTGAAGCCAAGGCTTTGGGATGATGAGGATAAGACAAAGGCGGCTGCCATCTGGACGTTAAAAACCGTGCTCATTAACTCCTTAAAGCTTCTCCATCCCTACATGCCCTTCCTCACTGAGGAGATCTTCTGCAATCTTCAGGAAGAAGAGGAATCCATCATGATTTCCAGCTGGCCGGAGTACCGGAAAGGCTGGAGCTTTGAAACAGAAGAGCATGCGGTTGAAACCATTAAGGAAGCCGTAAGAGGAATCCGGAACGTGCGTACGTCCATGAACGTTCCCCCAAGCAGGAAGGCAAAGATTTATGTTGTTTCTGAGAATCAGGAGATTCTTGATATCTTTGAGCGCAGCAAGGTGTTCTTTGCCACACTGGGTTATGCCGGTGAAGTGTATTTGCAGAAGGATAAAAGCGGCATAGCAGAAGATGCGGTATCCGCAGTAATCCATCAGGCAGTCATTTATATGCCTTTTGCGGAACTGGTGGATATTGAGAAAGAAATTGAGCGGTTAAAGAAAGAAGAAGAGCGCTTGAGCAAAGAGCTTGCCCGGGTTCAGGGTATGCTCAGCAACGAGAAGTTTGTCAGCAAGGCTCCTGCATCTAAAATTGAGGAGGAAAAAGCAAAGCTTGAGAAATATGCTCAGATGATGGATCAGGTAAAAGAAAGGCTTTCCCAGCTTTCTTAA
- a CDS encoding sigma-E processing peptidase SpoIIGA — MVLTNSEWLTGYNVRTGREVNAATEINLYIDVLFFINFAMDFLVLSIVRRGLKYRLIWWRMILGAILGAAWAVFAAAFPFLPLWLEMVITYLAVSTLMVVTAFDVKRPKEIGKAVGALYLAAVTAAGIMDALYQHTKAGYYIEQILRGNGQEAIPFYRLIFLAAGTYFGIRCFLRQISAMLKGKSNFYEVTMHYRGKKKVVTALLDTGNRLYEPVSRRAVHVVTYEAVRELCESVSEVVYIPFGSVGKSDGVLPGIFLDEMEVRQGDEVKVIERPLVAVCKMALSEKGEYQMLLHEE; from the coding sequence ATGGTTTTGACAAATTCTGAATGGCTTACTGGCTATAATGTTCGTACAGGGCGGGAGGTGAATGCGGCGACGGAAATAAACCTGTACATTGATGTGTTGTTCTTTATTAATTTTGCCATGGATTTTCTGGTATTATCCATTGTGAGAAGGGGGCTGAAGTACCGTCTCATATGGTGGAGAATGATTCTTGGGGCGATTTTGGGGGCAGCGTGGGCTGTGTTTGCTGCCGCCTTTCCATTTTTACCCCTATGGCTTGAAATGGTAATTACCTATTTGGCGGTGAGCACCCTGATGGTTGTGACGGCTTTCGACGTAAAAAGACCAAAGGAAATCGGGAAAGCGGTAGGAGCTCTTTACCTGGCTGCGGTTACAGCTGCAGGAATAATGGATGCCCTATATCAGCATACGAAGGCCGGCTATTATATAGAACAGATTCTTAGGGGAAATGGTCAGGAGGCCATACCCTTTTACCGGTTGATTTTTTTAGCAGCGGGTACTTACTTTGGAATCCGCTGCTTTCTGCGGCAGATTTCCGCCATGCTAAAGGGAAAGAGCAATTTTTATGAAGTTACCATGCATTACAGGGGAAAGAAAAAGGTTGTGACAGCTTTGCTTGATACAGGAAACAGGCTGTACGAACCGGTAAGTCGCCGGGCCGTCCATGTTGTGACCTATGAGGCCGTCCGGGAACTCTGCGAAAGTGTGTCAGAGGTCGTTTACATTCCCTTTGGAAGTGTTGGGAAAAGTGACGGCGTACTGCCCGGAATCTTTTTAGACGAGATGGAGGTACGTCAAGGGGATGAAGTGAAGGTGATTGAGAGGCCTCTGGTGGCCGTGTGCAAAATGGCATTATCCGAAAAAGGAGAATATCAGATGCTGCTGCATGAAGAGTGA
- the sufU gene encoding Fe-S cluster assembly sulfur transfer protein SufU, translating to MNLNEIYTEIITEHSTSTRNRRHLEQASVSLAGKNPSCGDEIELELLIEHGQITDASFTGIGCAISQASASMMIDLIKGKSLSEAKSLAELFTAMIQRKITNDQDLEPLEEAAALKSISNLPARVKCAVMPWHTLETAVGRSDTTSQL from the coding sequence TTGAATCTAAATGAGATTTATACAGAAATAATCACCGAACACAGCACCTCCACAAGAAACCGCCGCCATCTGGAACAGGCCAGCGTCAGCCTGGCAGGGAAAAATCCAAGCTGCGGGGATGAAATAGAACTTGAGCTGCTGATCGAGCATGGCCAGATCACGGACGCTTCCTTCACCGGGATAGGCTGCGCCATTTCCCAGGCATCAGCTTCCATGATGATTGACCTGATAAAAGGAAAGTCTCTCTCCGAGGCAAAAAGTCTCGCCGAATTGTTTACCGCAATGATACAGCGTAAAATAACAAATGACCAGGACTTGGAGCCCCTTGAAGAAGCCGCCGCATTAAAAAGTATCTCTAATCTGCCCGCACGGGTAAAGTGTGCGGTAATGCCGTGGCACACTCTTGAAACAGCCGTAGGGAGGTCTGATACCACCAGCCAGCTGTAA
- a CDS encoding cysteine desulfurase produces MRTNYSEDFPLLKNSVENGKRLVYLDNAATTQKPAQVIEAVGNYYRQYNANPHRGAYPLSEIATEAYETAREKVAGFIGAGGPGEIVFTKGTTESLNLAAGTYGMDILHEGDEVLISIAEHHSNLIPWQAAAKAKGAHLKYLYTDKNGRLTPEEIASKITARTRIVAVAMVSNVLGIVNPIGEIVKKAHEAGAVVVVDGAQGIPHLPVNVQALDVDFLAFSGHKLYAPMGIGVLYAKEEHLKKMRPLLFGGGMVDDVSEQAATFADGPAKFEGGTQNVEGAVGLHSAIDYLENIGYEQIGRIEHELTGYALSRLTSLPYVTVYGRESGHDRTGVISFNIDGAHPHDVSTILSADGVAIRSGHHCAHPLMRHMGVNATCRASLCFYNTKDDIDVLIESICKVREVLKLESK; encoded by the coding sequence ATGCGGACTAATTACTCAGAGGATTTTCCTCTGCTGAAAAACAGCGTGGAAAACGGAAAACGATTGGTATATCTCGACAATGCGGCTACCACCCAAAAGCCCGCACAGGTGATTGAAGCCGTAGGAAATTATTACCGGCAGTACAACGCCAACCCCCACCGGGGGGCATATCCCTTAAGCGAGATAGCAACGGAAGCTTATGAAACCGCCAGGGAAAAGGTCGCTGGTTTCATAGGTGCAGGAGGTCCGGGGGAAATCGTGTTTACGAAAGGAACCACCGAATCCCTCAATCTTGCAGCGGGCACTTATGGCATGGATATCCTCCATGAAGGGGATGAAGTCTTGATCTCCATCGCGGAGCACCACAGCAATTTAATCCCATGGCAGGCCGCTGCAAAAGCAAAAGGCGCGCATCTTAAGTATCTTTACACTGATAAAAACGGGAGGCTGACGCCGGAAGAAATTGCCTCCAAAATAACCGCCCGGACCAGGATCGTTGCGGTCGCTATGGTTTCCAACGTATTGGGGATCGTTAATCCCATTGGGGAAATCGTCAAAAAAGCCCATGAAGCAGGCGCTGTTGTTGTGGTGGACGGCGCACAGGGCATTCCCCATCTGCCGGTCAACGTGCAGGCATTGGACGTGGATTTTCTGGCGTTTTCAGGTCATAAGCTGTATGCTCCCATGGGGATCGGCGTTTTGTACGCAAAAGAAGAACATTTGAAAAAAATGCGGCCATTGCTGTTTGGAGGAGGGATGGTGGACGATGTAAGTGAACAGGCAGCCACTTTCGCAGACGGCCCTGCAAAATTTGAGGGCGGTACGCAAAACGTGGAAGGTGCGGTGGGCCTGCACTCAGCAATTGATTATCTGGAAAATATCGGTTATGAACAGATTGGACGGATTGAACATGAGCTGACCGGATATGCGCTTTCGCGCCTCACTTCCCTCCCCTACGTTACAGTTTACGGGCGGGAAAGCGGCCATGACCGCACGGGCGTCATTTCCTTTAATATTGACGGAGCACATCCCCATGATGTATCCACAATACTCAGTGCGGACGGCGTGGCCATACGTTCAGGACATCATTGCGCTCACCCGCTTATGCGGCATATGGGCGTGAACGCTACTTGCCGGGCCAGCTTATGCTTTTACAATACTAAAGACGATATAGATGTTTTGATAGAATCCATATGCAAGGTCAGGGAGGTGTTGAAGCTTGAATCTAAATGA
- the sigE gene encoding RNA polymerase sporulation sigma factor SigE → MIIKVSVPNRFQFKAIPTFKTLMMPNQGEIHYIGGADILPPPLDNEKEAQIIGLLGSDDDQKAKSELIEHNLRLVVYIAKKFDNTSVGVEDLISIGTIGLIKAINTFNPTKNIKLATYASRCIENEILMYLRRNNKTKMEVSIDEPLNVDWDGNELLLSDILGTEEDVIYKDLETEVERNLLNTAISRLSPRERKIVELRFGLTDEEGEEMTQKEVADLLGISQSYISRLEKKIMKRLKKEIVRFE, encoded by the coding sequence ATGATTATAAAAGTATCCGTACCAAACCGTTTTCAGTTTAAGGCAATTCCAACATTTAAAACGCTGATGATGCCAAATCAGGGAGAGATCCATTATATAGGAGGCGCGGATATTCTTCCTCCGCCTCTGGACAATGAAAAAGAGGCGCAGATCATTGGCCTTCTTGGCAGCGATGATGACCAAAAGGCAAAATCAGAGTTAATTGAGCACAATCTGCGCCTTGTGGTTTACATAGCGAAAAAGTTTGATAATACCAGCGTTGGGGTGGAAGATTTGATTTCCATAGGTACCATTGGACTTATTAAGGCCATTAATACCTTTAATCCAACTAAGAACATTAAGCTGGCCACCTATGCCTCCCGCTGCATTGAAAACGAAATACTCATGTACCTGCGCCGGAACAATAAGACAAAGATGGAGGTTTCCATTGATGAGCCTTTGAATGTGGATTGGGATGGCAATGAGCTTCTTTTATCAGATATTCTCGGAACTGAGGAGGATGTGATCTATAAGGATTTAGAAACCGAGGTGGAACGAAACCTTCTTAATACCGCCATCAGCCGTTTAAGCCCAAGAGAGCGGAAGATCGTGGAACTGCGGTTTGGATTGACCGATGAGGAAGGGGAGGAAATGACCCAGAAGGAAGTTGCGGATTTATTGGGCATATCCCAATCCTACATATCAAGGCTGGAAAAGAAGATCATGAAGAGGTTGAAAAAAGAAATCGTACGGTTTGAGTGA
- the sufD gene encoding Fe-S cluster assembly protein SufD: MNQTIKRLNKLQIPTWNALKINDTSVVTDLDGMPAYAGNPMQKEYSGIQISHGPVLKAAENPPVILGDIRRYAADLNNYRLHITIPAGFAAKEPIILDFHLDSGSALLSEELFISAEAGSDATVVLRYSSDDTANCFHCGYTTLHVKADANIRLIKAQRLAENHTGIDATEVNVDTGAEVHVVLIEAGTQKSVSGCSIQLTGKGASADLDGAYAVNRKRELDFNYRIEYKEKNTQGNINVRGVLLDKARKAAKSTLDFLPGAAGAKGREEESVLVLSSDAVNLSAPLLLCGEDDVEGQHATTTGKIDENKLFYLMSRGIGKNEARKLIALASFNSVLEKIEPESLQEEISSFIKEVLGDAD; this comes from the coding sequence ATGAATCAAACTATAAAAAGGCTTAACAAGCTGCAGATTCCAACATGGAACGCACTGAAAATAAACGATACGTCTGTTGTGACCGATCTTGACGGAATGCCCGCCTATGCCGGGAATCCAATGCAAAAGGAATATTCCGGGATTCAGATCAGCCATGGACCTGTATTGAAAGCAGCAGAAAATCCTCCGGTCATCCTTGGGGATATCCGGAGATACGCGGCGGACCTTAACAATTACCGCCTGCATATCACCATACCGGCGGGGTTCGCGGCAAAGGAACCGATTATACTGGACTTTCATCTCGATAGCGGCAGCGCTCTGCTGTCGGAGGAGTTGTTTATCAGCGCAGAAGCCGGGAGCGATGCAACAGTGGTTCTGCGGTATTCATCAGACGACACTGCAAACTGTTTCCACTGCGGATACACGACCCTTCATGTAAAAGCAGACGCAAATATCCGGCTGATAAAGGCGCAGCGGTTGGCAGAGAATCATACCGGCATAGACGCAACAGAGGTAAATGTGGATACAGGGGCAGAGGTGCATGTGGTCCTGATTGAAGCAGGAACGCAAAAATCCGTCTCCGGCTGCAGCATACAGCTTACAGGGAAAGGCGCGTCCGCTGATTTAGACGGCGCTTACGCTGTAAACCGCAAAAGGGAGCTTGATTTTAATTACCGCATTGAATACAAGGAGAAAAATACGCAAGGGAATATCAACGTCCGGGGCGTGCTTCTGGACAAGGCGCGCAAGGCAGCCAAAAGTACCCTTGATTTTCTTCCAGGTGCGGCAGGTGCGAAAGGCCGTGAAGAAGAAAGCGTGTTGGTTCTGAGCTCTGATGCGGTCAATCTTTCCGCACCGCTGCTCTTGTGCGGTGAGGATGATGTGGAAGGGCAGCACGCCACCACTACAGGCAAAATTGACGAAAACAAGCTCTTTTACCTGATGAGCCGGGGGATAGGAAAAAACGAGGCGCGCAAGCTCATTGCACTGGCGTCATTTAATTCTGTTTTAGAAAAAATAGAACCAGAGAGCCTGCAGGAAGAAATTTCCTCATTCATTAAGGAGGTGCTGGGCGATGCGGACTAA
- the sufB gene encoding Fe-S cluster assembly protein SufB, whose product MERKKTQVAEINRDAYDIANPENAAYKVDKGLTAKIVTDISTGKNEPGWMLEHRLQSLAVYERLPLPNWGPSLHELDMNHIVTYVRPNMGMTDNWNEVPEEIKQTFDRLGIPEAEKLALSGVGAQYDSEVVYHSIKEEMRQQGVIYTDMDTALHEYEDIVKKHFMKLLPATAHKFAALHGAVWSGGSFVYVPKDVEVSMPLQSYFRLNAPGAGQFEHTLIILEEGARLHFIEGCSAPRYNALNLHAGCVELYVGENATLRYSTIENWSRNMMNLNSKCAAVEKNGAIEWVSGTFGSHITMLYPSSILRGEGARSEFTGITFAAAGQELDTGTKVIHAAPNTSSTVSSKSISKNGGKAIYRSAVTVLPEAKNSKSSVSCESLMLDRESRSDTIPVMDIRNDEVDIGHEAKIGRISEETVFYLMTRGIGENEAKALIVRGFVEPITKELPLEYAVEMNRLVALEFEGGIG is encoded by the coding sequence ATGGAACGTAAAAAGACGCAGGTTGCGGAAATCAACCGTGATGCCTATGACATTGCCAATCCGGAAAATGCCGCGTATAAGGTAGATAAGGGGCTGACTGCAAAAATCGTCACCGATATCTCCACAGGAAAAAACGAACCGGGCTGGATGCTGGAACACCGATTGCAATCCCTCGCCGTTTATGAACGGCTTCCTTTGCCAAATTGGGGGCCAAGTCTTCACGAATTGGATATGAATCATATCGTCACCTATGTTCGCCCGAATATGGGGATGACGGATAATTGGAATGAGGTCCCGGAAGAGATCAAGCAGACATTCGACCGGCTGGGCATCCCGGAAGCAGAAAAACTGGCCCTCTCCGGCGTGGGAGCACAGTATGATTCTGAGGTCGTTTATCACAGCATTAAGGAAGAAATGCGCCAGCAGGGTGTCATTTACACCGATATGGATACCGCTCTCCACGAGTATGAGGATATCGTAAAAAAGCACTTTATGAAACTGCTTCCTGCCACGGCACATAAATTCGCGGCCCTGCACGGAGCGGTCTGGTCAGGCGGGTCCTTTGTCTATGTGCCAAAGGATGTCGAAGTCAGCATGCCGCTGCAATCCTATTTCCGGCTCAATGCGCCGGGAGCCGGCCAGTTTGAGCATACACTGATCATTCTGGAGGAAGGCGCGCGGCTTCATTTCATTGAAGGCTGTTCCGCTCCCCGGTATAACGCGCTGAATCTGCACGCCGGCTGTGTGGAACTTTATGTTGGAGAAAACGCGACTCTGCGGTATTCTACCATCGAAAACTGGTCGAGGAACATGATGAACCTCAATTCAAAATGCGCTGCAGTGGAAAAAAACGGCGCAATTGAATGGGTTTCCGGTACATTTGGTTCCCACATCACCATGCTGTATCCCAGCAGTATTTTGCGGGGAGAAGGTGCCAGAAGTGAGTTTACGGGCATCACCTTTGCCGCCGCAGGGCAGGAGCTGGATACCGGCACTAAGGTAATTCACGCCGCTCCCAATACCTCATCAACGGTATCGTCAAAATCCATCTCCAAAAACGGCGGAAAAGCCATCTACCGCAGCGCTGTCACCGTTTTGCCTGAAGCGAAAAACAGTAAATCCAGCGTAAGCTGTGAATCCCTCATGCTGGATAGGGAAAGCCGCTCCGACACAATCCCTGTAATGGATATACGAAATGACGAAGTGGATATCGGACACGAAGCAAAAATCGGGCGGATCAGCGAAGAAACGGTTTTTTACCTGATGACACGGGGAATCGGTGAAAATGAGGCAAAGGCATTGATTGTCCGCGGTTTCGTGGAACCCATTACAAAGGAGCTTCCTTTGGAATACGCCGTGGAAATGAACAGGCTGGTGGCCCTTGAATTTGAGGGCGGTATCGGTTAA